The segment TTTCAAGAAAACGTCTTTATGATTCAGTTGACAAAGTACGAACCATTATTGCTAATAACGAGAAGGTAGATTTTTTAAAACGGGTTACTTCTCTAATTGAAGCAAAAAGTAATTTATCAAAAGAAAATTTGCTAGTGCCCTCATGTAATAAATATTTCAAGTTTACTGTGGAAAGAGACGGGAAAATATTTCCCCTTGATACAGACGAAATATATTTTGCTTATGTGGAAAATAAAGAAACTAAATTAGTTACCCAAAAAGGCGAATTTTTTGTTAATCGCTCACTTCAGTCTTTAGAGGAAGAGTTTGCGGACAAAGGTTTTTTTCGTACACACAAAGCCTGCGTGGTAAATTTAGATCAGATTGATGAAATAATTCCCTGGTTTAACTGTACCTTTAAACTGGTAATGAAAGATACAAACAAGACAAAAGTACCGGTTAGCAGGACTTATGGTAAAGAACTAAAGAAGCTTTTTAATCTGTAGGTTAGGCTGCCAAAAGTGCAGCTTAGCCCTTTTTTTGTGTATTTTGGCGGCAATTGTTCCTGCTAAGGGCAAATTTTGTATATAATTTTCTATAAATTCAGTTTATTCGGGAGAGTTCTTAGGAATAGTTGATACTTTTACTTTCTATTATGTTGAAGCAAAAATACCATTTGCCATAACCATAATAGGGTTGA is part of the Metallumcola ferriviriculae genome and harbors:
- a CDS encoding LytR/AlgR family response regulator transcription factor; protein product: MLEPPVLRVVLVDDEAPARDEIQYLLAELPDIIICGQADNGKSALDIIREIKPDVIFLDIQMYDLNGFTVAEMLLRMENPPLIIFITAYEEYAVRAFEVNAIDYVLKPFSRKRLYDSVDKVRTIIANNEKVDFLKRVTSLIEAKSNLSKENLLVPSCNKYFKFTVERDGKIFPLDTDEIYFAYVENKETKLVTQKGEFFVNRSLQSLEEEFADKGFFRTHKACVVNLDQIDEIIPWFNCTFKLVMKDTNKTKVPVSRTYGKELKKLFNL